One genomic segment of Hymenobacter psoromatis includes these proteins:
- a CDS encoding VIT1/CCC1 transporter family protein: MNPTPLTPATPAEAEAEATFVLQKVQPALLGLMDGSVSTLAPLFAAAELTHSPHAAFFVGLAASLGAGISMGLAEALSDDGSVTGRGNPWTRGLITGGATTLGGMLHTLPFLLADLTLALHVAYVVVGIELVLIAYIRYRFMRGSLLPTVFQVIVGGGIVFAIGLWLGKIGAAG, from the coding sequence ATGAACCCTACCCCCCTTACTCCGGCCACCCCGGCCGAAGCTGAAGCGGAAGCCACCTTCGTGCTGCAAAAAGTGCAGCCCGCCCTGCTGGGCCTCATGGATGGCTCGGTTTCGACCCTGGCCCCGCTCTTCGCGGCGGCCGAGCTGACGCACTCGCCGCACGCGGCGTTTTTCGTGGGGCTGGCGGCCTCCTTGGGGGCCGGCATCAGCATGGGCCTAGCCGAGGCGCTCTCCGACGATGGCAGCGTGACCGGGCGCGGCAACCCCTGGACGCGGGGCCTCATCACCGGTGGGGCCACCACCCTGGGCGGGATGCTCCACACCCTGCCCTTTTTACTCGCCGACCTTACGCTGGCCCTGCACGTGGCCTACGTAGTGGTGGGCATCGAGCTGGTGCTCATCGCCTACATCCGCTACCGTTTCATGCGCGGCTCGCTGCTACCTACTGTTTTTCAAGTGATTGTGGGGGGCGGCATCGTGTTCGCCATTGGCTTGTGGCTGGGTAAAATCGGGGCGGCGGGGTAG
- a CDS encoding efflux RND transporter periplasmic adaptor subunit, with amino-acid sequence MSFIPKLFVLATALALLTACGSKGGESNPQNMADDGKDCAKTDNGKGGNKKPTPPTNPNQVAINPAQEKAAGIQLGTFERQNMSTEVQANGSVEVPPGNRVSLTAIMGGYVQTVTVLPGEHVRTGETVATLRSPEYLTLQQNYLQSKAKVGFLAEDLERQRILDVEDVGAKRKLQMARADYATEQAALRATAAQLRLLGISVAHLDATGQIVSSVPLTTPIAGYVKAVNINPGQYVGPQDVLVEVLNHDDLHLELKVFEKDVAQVHPGQKILFQIKGAGRPDEVLTARVFLVGQAFDDNARTVRVHAHLEPERTDLLPGQFIAARIQTAGQRVRTLPEAALIQAGELSYIFQRVGSDSGRVVFRRLKVRAGQPQHGDVPITVLDPLPDTTGLVRQGAYFLNAELTKGAGED; translated from the coding sequence ATGTCTTTTATCCCAAAACTATTCGTCCTGGCTACGGCCCTGGCGCTACTCACTGCCTGCGGCTCCAAAGGGGGCGAATCCAACCCCCAAAACATGGCCGACGACGGCAAGGACTGCGCGAAAACCGACAACGGCAAGGGCGGCAATAAAAAGCCTACCCCCCCCACTAACCCCAACCAGGTCGCCATCAATCCTGCGCAGGAGAAAGCGGCCGGCATTCAGCTTGGCACTTTCGAGCGGCAGAACATGAGTACCGAAGTGCAGGCTAACGGCTCGGTGGAGGTGCCGCCCGGCAATCGGGTGTCGCTCACCGCCATCATGGGCGGCTACGTGCAAACGGTGACCGTGCTGCCCGGCGAGCACGTGCGGACCGGCGAAACCGTGGCGACCCTGCGCTCGCCCGAGTACCTGACCTTGCAGCAAAACTACCTGCAGAGCAAGGCCAAAGTGGGCTTTCTGGCTGAAGATTTGGAGCGCCAGCGCATCCTCGACGTGGAGGACGTGGGCGCCAAGCGCAAGCTCCAAATGGCTCGCGCCGACTACGCCACCGAGCAGGCCGCGCTGCGCGCTACCGCCGCGCAGCTGCGGCTGCTGGGCATCTCGGTGGCCCACCTTGACGCTACCGGCCAGATTGTGAGCAGCGTGCCGCTCACCACGCCCATCGCGGGCTACGTGAAGGCTGTTAATATTAATCCTGGTCAGTATGTGGGGCCACAAGACGTACTAGTTGAGGTTCTTAATCACGACGACCTGCACCTGGAGTTGAAGGTCTTTGAGAAGGACGTGGCCCAAGTGCATCCCGGCCAGAAAATTCTGTTTCAAATAAAAGGCGCGGGCCGGCCCGACGAGGTGCTGACCGCCCGCGTGTTTCTGGTGGGCCAGGCCTTCGACGACAACGCCCGTACCGTGCGCGTGCACGCCCACCTGGAGCCCGAGCGTACCGATTTGCTGCCTGGTCAGTTCATCGCCGCCCGCATCCAGACCGCTGGCCAGCGCGTGCGCACCCTGCCCGAGGCCGCCCTCATCCAGGCCGGCGAGCTGAGCTACATCTTCCAGCGGGTGGGTAGCGACTCGGGCCGCGTCGTGTTTCGGCGTCTCAAGGTGCGCGCTGGCCAGCCCCAACACGGCGACGTGCCCATCACCGTGCTCGACCCGCTGCCCGATACCACCGGCCTCGTGCGCCAGGGTGCCTACTTCCTGAACGCCGAACTGACCAAAGGCGCGGGCGAAGACTAG